In a single window of the Arachis hypogaea cultivar Tifrunner chromosome 6, arahy.Tifrunner.gnm2.J5K5, whole genome shotgun sequence genome:
- the LOC112755758 gene encoding probable receptor-like protein kinase At1g80640: MKLLTIMLLMFFLILHKPSFVLSSTIDYPFAPSPQIQVISTSMASSPSSPGFEQENEKQGMDSHRKMVIAFVVASTALSALILCLLFFWIYYHTSHSSKSKRTSVQNSGQDAEKGAYLSKFSSIKMVGKKGCVPIIDYKQIEKGTNNFKESNILGEGGFGCVYKATLDDNLDVAVKKLHCENQYAETEFENEVELLSKIQHPNIISLLGCSNDGITKFIVYELMHNGSLETQLHGPSHGSALTWHMRMKIALDTARGLKYLHEHCYPAVIHRDLKSSNILLDANFNAKICDFGLAITDGSQNKNNIKLSGTLGYVAPEYLLDGKLTDKSDVYAFGVVLLELLLGRKPVEKLAPSQCQSIVTWAMPHLTDRSMLPTIVDPVIKDAMDLKHLYQVAAVAVLCVQPEPSYRPLIADVLHSLIPLVPVELGGTLRVSQVTQQVLPIDDVAENSSHSI; this comes from the exons atgaAGCTTCTTACAATAATGCTTCTCATGTTCTTCCTTATTCTCCACAAACCAAGTTTCGTTCTTTCTTCAACAATTGATTACCCTTTTGCTCCTTCACCTCAAATTCAAGTCATTTCTACATCAATGGCTTCTTCACCTTCATCCCCTG gttttgaacaagagaatgAAAAGCAGGGCATGGATTCACACAGGAAAATGGTGATAGCTTTTGTTGTTGCCAGCACTGCACTTAGTGCACTCATTTTATGCCTCTTATTCTTCTGGATTTATTATCATACAAGCCATTCATCAAAATCCAAAAGGACAAGTGTTCAAAACTCAG GGCAAGATGCTGAGAAAGGGGCATATTTGAGCAAATTTAGTTCTATAAAGATGGTGGGTAAGAAGGGTTGTGTTCCAATAATTGATTATAAGCAAATAGAAAAGGGCACAAATAATTTCAAGGAGAGTAATATTTTGGGGGAGGGTGGTTTTGGATGTGTTTATAAGGCTACTTTGGATGATAATTTGGATGTTGCTGTTAAAAAACTTCACTGTGAAAATCAATATGCTGAGACAGAATTTGAG AATGAGGTGGAATTGTTAAGTAAAATTCAGCATCCCAACATAATTTCTTTATTGGGTTGTAGCAATGATGGAATTACAAAGTTTATTGTCTATGAATTGATGCACAATGGATCATTGGAAACCCAATTACATG GACCTTCTCATGGCTCAGCATTGACTTGGCATATGAGGATGAAGATTGCTCTTGACACAGCAAG AGGATTAAAATATCTGCATGAGCACTGTTACCCTGCAGTGATCCATAGAGATCTGAAATCTTCTAATATTCTTTTAGATGCAAACTTCAATGCAAAG ATTTGTGATTTTGGGCTTGCCATAACTGATGGGTCCCAAAATAAGAACAACATCAAGCTTTCAGGCACATTGGGGTATGTAGCTCCAGAGTATCTTTTAGATG GTAAATTGACTGATAAAAGTGATGTGTATGCTTTTGGAGTTGTGCTTTTGGAGCTTCTATTAGGAAGAAAGCCTGTGGAGAAACTGGCACCATCACAATGCCAATCTATTGTCACATGG GCCATGCCACATCTCACAGACAGATCCATGCTTCCAACTATTGTGGACCCTGTGATTAAGGATGCAATGGATCTCAAGCACTTGTACCAG gTTGCTGCCGTGGCTGTGTTGTGTGTGCAACCGGAGCCGAGTTACCGGCCGCTGATTGCGGATGTTCTGCACTCACTTATTCCTCTTGTGCCTGTTGAGCTTGGAGGAACACTCAGAGTTTCACAAGTGACACAACAAGTTTTACCAATTGATGATGTTGCTGAGAATTCTAGTCACTCAATTTGA
- the LOC112755759 gene encoding aspartate aminotransferase P2, mitochondrial, whose product MASAVLSIATQCVSPNASSLSINETHKGKAKLGGSTLRFSKSSGRISMTVAVNVSRFEGIPMAPPDPILGVSEAFRADTNDVKLNLGVGAYRTEELQPYVLNVVKKAENLMLERGDNKEYLPIEGLAAFNKATAELLLGADNPAIKEQRVATVQGLSGTGSLRLGAALIERYFPGSKVLISAPTWGNHKNIFNDARVPWSEYRYYDPRTVGLDFEGMIEDIKAAPEGTFVLLHGCAHNPTGIDPTPEQWEKIADVIQQKNHIPFFDVAYQGFASGSLDEDAASVRLFVARGMEVLVAQSYSKNLGLYAERIGAMNVISSSSESATRVKSQLKRLARPMYSNPPVHGARIVANVVGTPVLFDEWKAEMEMMAGRIKNVRQKLYDSISSKDKSGKDWSFILKQIGMFSYTGLNKNQSDNMTNKWHVYMTKDGRISLAGLSLAKCEYLADAIIDSYHNVS is encoded by the exons ATGGCATCTGCAGTGCTATCCATAGCTACACAGTGTGTTTCTCCCAATGCTTCTTCACTGTCGATTAACGAAACCCACAAG GGAAAGGCCAAGCTTGGAGGAAGTACTTTGAGATTTAGCAAG TCTTCTGGACGGATCTCTATGACTGTTGCAGTTAATGTTTCTCGATTTGAGGGCATTCCGATGGCTCCTCCTGATCCAATTCTTGGAGTATCAGAAGCATTTAGAGCAGACACAAATGATGTCAAGCTCAACCTTGGAGTTGGGGCCTACAGGACAGAGGAACTACAGCCATATGTGCTTAATGTTGTGAAGAAG GCAGAGAATCTTATGCTGGAGAGAGGGGACAACAAAGAG TATCTCCCTATTGAGGGTTTGGCTGCATTTAATAAGGCAACAGCAGAGTTGTTACTCGGAGCAGACAACCCTGCAATCAAAGAACAAAGA GTTGCTACTGTCCAAGGTCTTTCTGGAACCGGTTCTCTCAGACTAGGAGCAGCTCTGATAGAACGATATTTTCCCGGGTCAAAAGTTTTGATATCGGCTCCCACCTGGG GTAATCACAAGAATATTTTTAATGATGCTAGGGTCCCATGGTCTGAGTACCGTTATTATGATCCCCGGACAGTTGGTTTGGATTTTGAGGGCATGATAGAAGATATTAAG GCAGCCCCTGAAGGAACTTTTGTGCTACTTCATGGATGTGCTCATAACCCAACTGGTATTGACCCAACACCTGAACAGTGGGAAAAAATAGCAGATGTAATTCAACAGAAGAACCACATTCCATTTTTCGATGTTGCTTACCAG GGATTCGCTAGTGGAAGCCTCGATGAAGATGCAGCATCTGTGAGATTGTTTGTGGCACGTGGCATGGAGGTTCTTGTTGCCCAATCTTACAGTAAAAATCTTGGTCTCTATGCTGAAAGGATTGGAGCAATGAATGTCATTTCATCATCTTCTGAATCTGCAACAAG GGTAAAGAGCCAATTGAAGAGGCTAGCACGACCAATGTACTCTAATCCACCAGTTCACGGGGCCAGGATTGTCGCCAACGTTGTTGGAACTCCTGTCCTTTTTGATGAATGGAAAGCGGAGATGGAGATGATGGCTGGAAGGATAAAGAATGTCAGGCAGAAGCTATATGATAGTATTTCTTCAAAAGATAAGAGTGGGAAAGATTGGTCATTCATACTTAAGCAGATAGGCATGTTCTCGTACACAGGCTTGAACAAGAACCAG AGTGACAATATGACCAATAAGTGGCATGTATACATGACAAAGGATGGAAGGATTTCACTAGCAGGATTGTCATTGGCCAAATGTGAATACTTGGCTGATGCTATCATTGATTCATACCATAATGTCAGCTGA